The following are encoded in a window of Plasmodium sp. gorilla clade G2 genome assembly, contig: PADLG01_00_78, whole genome shotgun sequence genomic DNA:
- a CDS encoding erythrocyte membrane protein 1, PfEMP1, putative, which produces MPTKTSTNRYVPYGRYKGRTYIYMEGEETDDYVRDISSSDVTTSSSESEYEEIDIYKPRSPKYKTLIEVVLKPTKQPSDTPSGTIPSDIPNSRTIPSHIPINDEWNQLKHDFILNMLQNDIPGNTTDTNISYSGMPIEQPFITQIQDRKLYSDDSEIIYNIDWNIPENITTNTATYNSLYSGIDLINDSLNSGNNIYDELLKRKENELYGTKHRKHTTTNSVAKQIYDDPTLNQIELFDKWLERNKDMYNQWNIQRDMLNQWNIQRDNDNTTNHTHKLLNTNLSIEISSDINATSKMDMSDTNTYTYLDDMDSFENGSDENLL; this is translated from the coding sequence ATGCCGACAAAAACATCAACGAATAGATATGTGCCCTATGGTCGTTATAAAGGAAggacatatatttatatggaaGGAGAAGAAACAGATGATTATGTACGTGATATATCTTCTTCTGATGTCACCACCTCTTCGTCCGAAAGTGAGTATGAAGagatagatatatataaaccacGTAGTCCTAAATACAAAACTTTAATTGAAGTGGTACTAAAACCAACAAAACAACCAAGTGATACACCAAGTGGTACCATACCTAGTGATATACCAAACAGTCGTACCATACCAAGTCATATACCCATAAATGATGAGTGGAATCAATTGAAACatgattttattttgaacATGTTACAAAATGATATACCTGGAAACACTACAGATactaatatttcatatagtGGTATGCCTATAGAACAACCTTTTATTACACAAATCCAAgatagaaaattatatagtgATGATAgcgaaattatatataatattgattgGAATATTCCGGAAAATATCACAACAAATACTGCGACATATAATAGTTTATATAGTGGTATAGATCTAATTAATGATTCTTTAAATAgtggtaataatatatatgatgaattattgaaaagaaaagaaaatgaattatatggAACAAAACATAGGAAACATACAACAACAAATAGTGTTgcaaaacaaatatatgatGATCCTACACTCAATCAAATAGAATTGTTTGATAAATGGTTAGAGAGAAATAAAGATATGTACAACCAATGGAATATCCAACGTGATATGTTAAACCAGTGGAATATACAACGTGATAACGACAATACTACGAACCATACACACAAATTGTTGAATACCAACCTTTCTATAGAAATAAGTAGTGATATCAATGCTACATCTAAAATGGATATGAGTGATACTAATACATATACTTATTTGGATGATATGGATTCGTTCGAAAATGGTAGTgatgaaaatttattatga